The Vigna unguiculata cultivar IT97K-499-35 chromosome 6, ASM411807v1, whole genome shotgun sequence genome contains a region encoding:
- the LOC114188141 gene encoding elongation factor 1-gamma-like: MALILHAPKRNKNVYKTLIAAEYSGVQLEFADFEMSVSNKSPEFLKMNPLGKTPVLETPDGPVFESNAIARYVARLNGDNALFLSTPIDNARIDQWIDFATLEIDTNILKWYIPRLGFAPYLPPVEEAANSALKRAFGALNTHLASNTYLVGHSVTLADIIMTCNLYLGFTQLLVKSFTSEFPHVERYFWTLVNQPNFRKILGQIKQTDAVPPVPSAKKPSQPKESKPKPKDEPKKVAKPEPEKPKEEAEEEAPKPKPKNPLDLLPPSKMILDEWKRLYSNTKTNFREVAIKGFWDMYDPEGYSLWFCDYKYNDENTVSFVTLNKVGGFLQRMDLARKYAFGKMLVIGSQAPFKVKGLWLFRGQEIPQFVIDECYDMELYEWTKVDISDETQKERVSQMIEDYEPFEGEPLLDAKCFK; this comes from the exons ATGGCTCTG ATCCTGCACGCAcccaaaagaaacaaaaatgtttaCAAGACTCTCATCGCAGCAGAGTACAGTGGTGTCCAACTGGAATTTGCCGATTTCGAAATGTCTGTTTCCAACAAATCTCCTGAGTTCCTCAAAATGAATCCTCTTGGGAAG ACTCCTGTGTTGGAAACACCCGATGGTCCAGTCTTCGAGAGCAATGCTATTGCTCGTTACG TTGCTCGACTTAACGGTGACAACGCATTGTTCCTGTCTACTCCCATTGATAAC GCCCGCATCGACCAGTGGATTGATTTTGCAACTTTGGAGATCGATACTAATATCCTCAAATGGTACATACCCAGACTTGGATTCGCTCCATACCTTCCACCA GTCGAGGAGGCTGCAAATTCTGCGTTGAAGAGAGCATTCGGTGCCTTGAACACTCACCTTGCATCCAATACGTATCTGGTTGGTCATTCCGTCACCCTTGCCGACATCATAATGACATGCAACCTGTATTTGGGTTTCACCCAGCTCTTAGTTAAGAGCTTCACCTCGGAGTTCCCTCATGTTGAGAGATACTTTTGGACCTTGGTCAACCAGCCCAATTTCCGCAAGATATTAGGCCAGATTAAGCAAACAGACGCCGTTCCACCTGTTCCATCTGCCAAGAAGCCTTCCCAGCCTAAGGAGTCGAAGCCCAAACCTAAGGATGAGCCGAAGAAAGTGGCTAAGCCAGAGCCAGAGAAGCCCAAGGAAGAGGCAGAGGAGGAGGcacccaagcccaagcccaaaaATCCTCTTGATCTTCTTCCTCCAAGCAAGATGATATTGGATGAGTGGAAAAGACTCTATTCAAACACCAAGACCAACTTCCGCGAGGTTGCAATCAAAG GATTTTGGGACATGTATGATCCAGAGGGTTATTCTCTCTGGTTCTGTGATTACAAATACAACGACGAGAACACTGTTTCCTTTGTGACATTAAACAAGGTTGGTGGTTTTCTTCAGCGGATGGATCTGGCTCGCAAGTATGCTTTTGGAAAGATGCTTGTGATTGGATCACAGGCACCATTTAAGGTTAAGGGGTTGTGGCTTTTCCGCGGGCAAGAGATTCCGCAATTTGTGATTGACGAGTGCTATGATATGGAGCTGTACGAGTGGACCAAGGTTGACATCTCTGACGAAACTCAGAAAGAGCGGGTGAGTCAGATGATTGAGGATTATGAGCCATTTGAGGGAGAGCCTCTTCTGGATGCCAAGTGCTTCAAGTGA
- the LOC114188890 gene encoding ras-related protein RABA2a, which produces MGRGAEEEYDYLFKVVLIGDSGVGKSNLLSRFTRNEFCLESKSTIGVEFATRTLEVEGRSVKAQIWDTAGQERYRAITSAYYRGALGALLVYDVTKPTTFENVTRWLKELRDHADANIVIMLIGNKTDLKHLRAVATEDAQGYAEKEGLSFIETSALEATNVEKAFQTILSEIYRIISKKSLSSTPHPSSATVKEGKTITVGESQSTTTTTSCCSSSS; this is translated from the exons atgggtCGCGGAGCAGAGGAAGAGTACGATTATCTGTTCAAGGTTGTGCTGATCGGGGATTCGGGTGTTGGAAAATCGAATCTTCTGTCCCGATTCACTCGGAACGAGTTCTGTCTGGAGTCGAAGTCCACGATTGGAGTGGAATTCGCTACTCGCACTCTGGAG GTGGAGGGAAGAAGCGTGAAAGCTCAGATATGGGACACGGCTGGACAGGAACGATACAGAGCCATTACCAGTGCCTACTACAGAGGAGCCCTCGGAGCTCTTCTTGTCTACGACGTCACCAAACCAACCACATTCGAAAACGTCACCCGCTGGCTCAAGGAGCTCAGGGATCACGCCGATGCCAACATCGTCATCATGCTCATCGGAAACAAGACAGATCTGAAGCATCTCAGAGCTGTTGCCACCGAGGATGCCCAGGGTTATGCTGAGAAGGAAGGCCTCTCTTTCATCGAGACATCTGCTCTTGAAGCTACTAATGTCGAAAAGGCTTTCCAGACCATTCTCTCCGAGATCTACCGCATAATCAGTAAGAAATCACTCTCCTCTACTCCCCACCCTTCATCTGCCACTGTTAAAGAAGGCAAGACCATCACGGTTGGCGAATCCCAATCCACCACTACAACCACCTCTTGCTGTTCTTCCTCCTCATAA